The following is a genomic window from Photobacterium angustum.
GGTATAAACACTGTGCCACTTCAGCGCGAGGTAACTTAGAGAGCACTTTCATGCTGACTAATACTTGGTAATCAAGACGATAAAGATCCCATAAGGATTCATCAGCCATTAGCTCAACAATATCTTCATCACCGTCATAACTGGCTTTAAGCAACATACCCGTGTGTACGGCCTTTTCGGCCCCTTTACGACGGAAAGTTAAGCTCTGGCTTTGAATACGTTCTAACGATTCACCAATCTGCCGACGAAGGTTTTTATCAAAGCGGCGGCTAGGGTAGCCACAATATTTGGCAAACTCACTGAATTTTAAACGGATAATGTTAGACGATAAGCCCAATTTGCTAAAAGCTAAGACAATGCCACACCACACTTTAAAATCGGTTTCGACATTAAGGCGAGTACCACGAACCGTGACAGAATCGTAACCTTCCTTCTGGCATAGCTCTAGGTTGGCTAAATCTGTAGTGAGATCCATCATGGTGCCGCTATTGATATTTACTTTGCGGCCTACAGGCGTGAAAACCCCTGTGCGTAACAATACGTTAGGCTGCACACTGGTTGAAGTGCTGGAAATAAGCTGTAATTCTGGGGCGGGTGCTACTTCCGTGTGCGGTAGAAGGGTCTTATCCTGAGCCATATTGTCCACATACCTTAAAATTCAAACCCAATTAGAATACACCAGTTTACCCAATTAGGATACACCTACAACCCAATTAGAATACACCCATTACCCAATTAGAATACACCCTGCTCCTCTGTAGCCCTTGGTACATAAGGGCTAGCGCGATCAGGGATCTTTATAGGATCTATATAGGATCTATATATTGGATCTATTCACTGAATATGTGGATAACTCTTCGAGTTAACACACATACTCAATGAACAAACAAAATTTAGTTTTCTTTTTGTTTTTCTAACAGAGCAATTTGCGTTTTTTCGTCAACAAAGCGTCCAAAAAAGAAAAGTTAACGGTTTAGGTTGTTGTCTTAGAAGCTCAAGCTGTGAGTCGTTCACTTACGCATAAATTTGATTCAATTTATGACTGAAAATGTCATCCATTGGCATATCTTCTGGCAGTGTCACGATCCCCATATTCACAGCTTGAAGTGCCAATTTATGTTTATCGGTTAATTCCCCTTCTAATGGGTAAGCCATCATGATTTGATAGGCTTCACGCGCCAGCATTAACATTGGATTATCGGGTACGG
Proteins encoded in this region:
- a CDS encoding RepB family plasmid replication initiator protein; this encodes MAQDKTLLPHTEVAPAPELQLISSTSTSVQPNVLLRTGVFTPVGRKVNINSGTMMDLTTDLANLELCQKEGYDSVTVRGTRLNVETDFKVWCGIVLAFSKLGLSSNIIRLKFSEFAKYCGYPSRRFDKNLRRQIGESLERIQSQSLTFRRKGAEKAVHTGMLLKASYDGDEDIVELMADESLWDLYRLDYQVLVSMKVLSKLPRAEVAQCLYLYLLALPENPIPVSFTRLRERLRLESCNKEANRKIKTGLKKLESIGFLSGSFMTKSGEQYYCIDKRSKKLTTNLEKSILDD